The Haloferax sp. Atlit-12N genome window below encodes:
- the hisD gene encoding histidinol dehydrogenase has protein sequence MEVRELADLGTDARRAFFERDAGVEEVRSDVRDIVERVRREGDVAVREFSKEFDGVQVGNIDVTDAAERAYDEIDDDVREAIEDAAANVREFHETQVPEDWREEFGDAGTRELGRRYRPLDRVGVYAPGGTAAYPSSVLMGVIPAKVAGVEHVAVATPPAEPMNPVTLAAMHVAGADAVYSVGGAQGIAALAYGTETVKAVQKVVGPGNKWVTAAKAEVRGDVDIDFLAGPSEVLVVADETAEARFVAADLVAQAEHDPNASVVAVTDDADLAAEVVAEVERQAGERERTETIEAALESDASGVLLARSMSEAVLFAEEYAAEHLTIQADDDEALLDRIDSAGSVFLGPYTPVAAGDYASGTNHVLPTGGGAKRQGGLSVDHFVRSTTVQRLDREGLSELSETITTLAEAEGLDAHAQSVRERFEE, from the coding sequence ATCGAGGTTCGCGAACTGGCCGACCTCGGCACCGACGCCCGCCGCGCCTTCTTCGAGCGGGACGCCGGTGTCGAGGAGGTCCGCTCCGACGTGCGCGACATCGTCGAGCGCGTCCGCCGAGAGGGCGACGTGGCGGTCCGTGAGTTCTCAAAGGAGTTCGACGGCGTCCAGGTCGGCAACATCGACGTGACCGACGCTGCCGAGCGCGCCTACGACGAAATCGACGACGACGTGCGCGAGGCTATCGAGGACGCCGCCGCGAACGTCCGCGAGTTCCACGAAACACAGGTCCCCGAGGACTGGCGCGAGGAGTTCGGCGACGCCGGCACCCGCGAACTCGGGCGTCGCTACCGCCCGCTCGACCGGGTCGGCGTCTACGCCCCCGGCGGCACCGCCGCCTACCCGTCGAGCGTCCTGATGGGCGTCATCCCCGCGAAGGTCGCGGGCGTCGAACACGTCGCGGTCGCCACGCCGCCCGCCGAGCCGATGAACCCGGTTACGCTCGCCGCGATGCACGTTGCGGGCGCGGACGCGGTCTACTCGGTCGGTGGCGCGCAGGGTATCGCCGCGCTCGCCTACGGCACGGAGACGGTGAAGGCCGTCCAGAAGGTCGTCGGGCCGGGCAACAAGTGGGTCACCGCGGCGAAGGCCGAGGTCCGCGGCGACGTGGACATCGACTTCCTCGCCGGTCCCTCCGAGGTACTCGTCGTCGCCGACGAGACGGCCGAAGCGCGGTTCGTCGCCGCCGACCTCGTCGCGCAGGCCGAACACGACCCGAACGCGTCGGTCGTCGCCGTCACCGACGACGCCGACCTCGCCGCGGAAGTCGTTGCGGAGGTCGAACGACAGGCCGGCGAGCGCGAGCGGACAGAGACCATCGAGGCCGCGCTCGAAAGCGACGCGTCGGGCGTCCTCCTCGCGCGGTCGATGTCCGAGGCGGTGCTGTTCGCCGAGGAGTACGCGGCCGAGCACCTGACGATTCAGGCCGACGACGACGAGGCGCTGTTGGACCGCATCGACTCCGCGGGGAGCGTCTTCCTCGGCCCGTACACGCCCGTCGCGGCCGGCGACTACGCCTCGGGGACGAACCACGTCCTCCCGACCGGCGGGGGCGCAAAGCGACAGGGCGGCCTCTCCGTAGACCACTTCGTCCGCTCGACGACGGTCCAGCGTCTCGACCGCGAGGGGCTGTCGGAGCTTTCGGAGACGATTACGACGCTCGCCGAGGCCGAAGGGCTCGACGCGCACGCTCAGAGCGTCCGCGAGCGGTTCGAAGAGTAA
- a CDS encoding iron-sulfur cluster assembly accessory protein produces the protein MSTESASGGGDVAVAVTPAAADEAVSLLEGESMDTDVAGLRLFVQQGGCAGLSYGMRFDNEPEDDDTVVEQHGLRVFVDPASMNYIGGATLDFEGGLQGAGFHVDNPNAESSCGCGESFRT, from the coding sequence ATGAGCACGGAATCCGCGAGTGGCGGCGGCGATGTGGCGGTTGCGGTCACGCCCGCGGCCGCGGACGAAGCCGTCTCCCTCCTCGAAGGGGAGTCGATGGACACCGACGTGGCAGGCCTCCGGCTGTTCGTTCAGCAGGGCGGTTGCGCCGGACTGTCCTACGGGATGCGCTTCGACAACGAACCGGAAGACGACGACACGGTCGTCGAACAGCACGGCCTCCGCGTGTTCGTCGACCCCGCGAGCATGAACTACATCGGCGGCGCCACCCTCGACTTCGAGGGCGGCCTGCAGGGTGCGGGCTTCCACGTCGATAACCCGAACGCCGAGAGCAGTTGCGGGTGCGGCGAGTCGTTCCGGACGTAG
- a CDS encoding alanine--glyoxylate aminotransferase family protein yields MGPGPSDVHPRVLRAMSTPLVGHLDPSFIDIMNEVQELMRYTFRTDNKWTIPVSGTGSASMEAAIGNLVEPGDTMLVPTNGYFGGRMESMAERAGGEVVHVDAPWGEPLDPADVQNAFDEHQPDVFGFVHAETSTGVKQPGVPELTSIAHDHDALVVADTVTSLGGVELEVDDWGIDVAYSGPQKCLSCPPGASPLTLNDRAMDKVLSREEPPRSWYLDLSLLEGYWGDDRSYHHTAPITNVYAIREALRLVAEEGIEERWARHRRVAGALKAGVEAMGLGLNPEEEYWLPSLNAVLVPDGVDAGAAIDYVLEHYDLEIAGGLGALAGDIFRVGCMGHSARPENVSFLLTALGEALEAQGADVDPEAGFAAMREQLGQ; encoded by the coding sequence ATGGGCCCCGGCCCGAGCGACGTCCACCCGCGCGTCCTCCGCGCGATGTCCACGCCGCTCGTCGGTCACCTCGACCCGTCGTTTATCGACATCATGAACGAGGTGCAGGAGCTCATGCGTTACACGTTCCGCACCGACAACAAGTGGACGATTCCGGTCTCGGGGACCGGGTCGGCGTCGATGGAGGCCGCCATCGGCAACCTCGTCGAACCGGGTGACACGATGCTCGTCCCGACGAACGGCTACTTCGGCGGGCGCATGGAGTCGATGGCAGAGCGCGCCGGCGGCGAGGTCGTCCACGTGGACGCGCCGTGGGGCGAGCCGCTCGACCCCGCGGACGTACAGAACGCCTTCGACGAACACCAGCCGGACGTGTTCGGGTTCGTCCACGCCGAGACCTCGACCGGTGTGAAACAGCCGGGCGTCCCCGAACTGACGAGCATCGCCCACGACCACGACGCGCTCGTCGTCGCCGACACCGTCACCTCGCTCGGCGGGGTCGAACTCGAAGTCGACGACTGGGGCATCGACGTGGCCTACTCCGGCCCGCAGAAGTGCCTGTCGTGCCCGCCGGGCGCGAGTCCGCTGACGCTCAACGACCGCGCGATGGACAAGGTGCTCTCGCGGGAGGAGCCGCCCCGCTCGTGGTATCTCGACCTGTCGCTGCTGGAGGGCTACTGGGGCGACGACCGCTCGTACCACCACACCGCACCCATCACCAACGTCTACGCCATCCGCGAGGCGCTCCGACTGGTCGCCGAGGAGGGCATCGAAGAGCGGTGGGCGCGCCACCGCCGGGTCGCGGGCGCGCTGAAAGCCGGCGTCGAGGCGATGGGCCTCGGTCTCAACCCCGAAGAAGAGTACTGGCTGCCGAGCCTCAACGCGGTGCTCGTCCCCGACGGCGTGGACGCCGGCGCGGCCATCGACTACGTCCTCGAACACTACGACCTCGAAATCGCCGGCGGCCTCGGCGCGCTCGCGGGCGACATCTTCCGCGTCGGCTGTATGGGCCACTCGGCGCGGCCGGAGAACGTCTCGTTCCTCCTGACCGCCCTCGGCGAGGCGCTCGAAGCGCAGGGCGCGGACGTGGACCCCGAAGCCGGCTTCGCCGCCATGCGCGAGCAGTTGGGTCAGTAG
- a CDS encoding DUF5816 domain-containing protein, whose product MAELQTQTVSSGKTVFVATDEPERGSKGPFYVVYSTEDAENRWGYLCGNCDSFDTAMDTMARIECNNCGNVRKPEEWDAAHE is encoded by the coding sequence ATGGCCGAACTCCAGACCCAGACCGTATCGAGCGGCAAGACCGTCTTCGTCGCTACCGACGAGCCAGAGCGAGGCTCGAAGGGGCCGTTCTACGTGGTGTACTCGACCGAGGACGCCGAGAACCGCTGGGGCTACCTCTGCGGTAACTGCGACTCGTTCGACACCGCGATGGACACGATGGCCCGCATCGAGTGCAACAACTGTGGAAACGTCAGAAAGCCCGAGGAGTGGGACGCCGCTCACGAGTAG